The Nostoc sp. NIES-3756 DNA window GTATGATAGCTTTACAGACACCCACACTTTGATGGATCATACCTTTGCCCGTGAGAATACAACTCATGCTTGGTACGACGAAGGCACAGCAGATATTCATCCCTTTGACCGGACTACTACACCCACCCAAAAGAACACCAAAGACTTTAACAACGCCTATTCTTGGTCTAGTGCAGTTAAACACCAAGACTTTGGACGCTTAGAAGCTGGCGCTTTAGCTAGACAATTAGTAGCTGGTGGGAAGCATGGCGAATCTTGGCAGCATTACGATGGTTTTATCCTCGATGTGTTCAAGCACTTCGGCGGTGCGAATATTCATGTGCGCCAGTTAGCACGGGTTCACGAACAGGTGAAACTATACCGCGAAGCTGAAAGATGTCTGCGTGAGTTTGTCTTAAATGACCCCTGGTATATCAAACCCCAAGAGAAAGACGGACGCGGTTGGGGTGCAACGGAAGCGGCGCGGGGTTCTTTGTGTCACTGGGTAGAAATAGAAGGTGGCAAGATTAAGAACTATCAAGTAATTGCACCTACAACTTGGAACGTCGGCCCCCGTGATAGTGAAGGGGTAAAAGGCCCGATTGAGGAGGCTTTGGTAGGTACGCCGATTGAAGATCCTACTGATCCTGTGGAAGTGGGACACGTCGCGCGATCGTTTGACTCGTGTTTAGTGTGTACAGTCCACGCCCACGATGCGAAGACGGGTGAGGAGTTAGCGCGTTTTCGCACTGCTTAGATTTAGTTATCAGTTATCAAGTTAATAATGAAACTGATAACTGATACCTAGATTATAAATTATCTAAAATGGTGGCTCATCTTCATTAAGTGAAAAATTGTTTTGCTTATCATCCTTTGCTATAAGCACACCTGTAATTGCGCCTAAATCCAACAACTCCTCTCTATCCATAAAAATGATTTGGCGACGGGCTGCCAAATCTAAATGTTCAACTAACAAAGCTCTAGCTTGCTTAGTGATAATACTGGCAGAAATAATATAAACATGATCAAGTAAATGTTTACGATTCGTTTCTGGGTCGAATATTGGATGATCTAACGCCATACGAACTTGAGCCAATATGCCGCTAATATTACTATTTAAATCTCGACCCGCCGCATCTATTTTCTCTTTTTTTACTTGTGCGCTAAAGTAAATGAAATGACCTGTGGGAATTTGATATTTCATCCATAAATCTTTGCCATACTCAAGTGCCTTATCATAATGACCAGTTGCTGTTACTCGTAAGAATCCTAACTGACGAAACAGTGGAACAAGGAGTTCTTCAATAAATTCATCTTCTGAGGCTGTATTTAAAAAAGCTGTAATTTCGTTTCGTCGTTCAATCTCAGCAGGCGAAAGTGGACGTGCTTGGATTTTGGAAGTAGCTGAAGTAGTACTGAACTGAGTATTCTTTATATGACAAAGCCCCGTAGCATCTAGATATGCTTCAATAGCCTCTCTCGCTAAAACAGAATTTAAATCAGTCAGCGCAGCATTGCGGTTAAGACCTAATTTCTGATAGTTAACTGCATCCATTAACTCTTGGATGACTCTAATCATTGAACTGGAAGGTAGATGCTGAAGTGTTACCGAATCCTCATTTATTTCTTTAAGTGTATTTTCTACCCAAATTTTTCTAGTACTGCCATCATGTTGGTAAGGTAAATCACAAGCAGAAAAAAACTGAGTTAATTGTGAGCTTGAGCGATATGGAAAGTTAGTCCAGTTAAATCCCCCACTTGCTCCATTACCTCCGCAGATCAATTCTGCTAAATCACTAATGGTTCTAGAAGACAATCTCATAGGATTTGACACAAAAGCAATACTAGCGAAGAGAATGATAACACAGCTACCAAATTCATAGATATAACAAAAATAGCTAGGAAGTTTGAGCAGTATATTTCTTTGCTCAAAGCACTATTTCATCCACCACAATCAGCTATTAGTATAATTTGATAGTCTTGGCTAAGAGCGATCTCTTTGAGAATCGCCAGTAAAACGTTGAATAAATTCAGGATAATTATCCAAATCTTGTAATGATTCTAATGGCGGCATTTCGATCCAGTTTGCTTCTGCGTGTAATTTGTCTATATAAGCATAAAAAGCTTCTTGGTCATTCCGATGAGCAAGAACATAATCATGCAACTCTTTTTGACTCATAGCTTGAAAGTCAGGCTTATTCATCCTATGTATCTCCATCGTCAGTTATGACTTTCCACTAATCACTCGTTGGATAATCTGTCTTCTACTTTCCTGAAAATTGTGGCTAGCTGCTTGAACGCGCTCAAGTACATCCGCAGGTGCAGTATCAGGGGAACCACTATTAAAAGGAGGTTGGGGATCATATTCTATTTGTAGCTGAATTTCCTGGGCGAGTGTTTCTCCAAATAATTCTGCGGCGATCGCCAATCCAAAATCAATTCCTGCGGTTACGCCTCCGCCTGTAATCCGATTACGATCAATTACAATCCTTTGTTTAACTGCTTCTACACCCAACATTTCTAATAAATTTAACGATAGCCAGTGAGTAGTAGCACGATAGCCTTTAAGTAAACCAGCCGCAGCCAAAAGTAAAGAACCAGTACACACAGATGTTACGTAACTCGCCTGTTCGCCTTGGGTTTTGAGAAACTCTAAAAAGTTTTTATCTTCCAGTTTGGCATTAATTCCTGGGCCGCCAGGGACAAACAACAAATCTAAATTAGGCGCTTCGGCAAAAGTTGTATCCGGAAAAAAAGTTAAACCGCGATCGCTCCTAATCGATTCTAAGCTATCAGATAACAAGTATAAATTTATATTAGGAAATCTTGTAAATACTTCATAAGGGCCAGTAAAGTCTAGCTGTGTCACGCCAGGAAACAGCATAATTCCTATCGATATAGGGTTGTTTATCCCTGTGCTACTCATAACTTTCTCCTCCTACTTCCAGACACATCACTTCACAAAGCCCTTATAAACAGAAATAGAAATTCAGTAGTTATACAATTTACGCAGAGGAAGACCGTACCTAAAATTTACTATATATTGAGCATCTACTTATAGGTGATTCACTTGCCGAAAGCAAAGCTGAAGTTCACCTTAACTATTATTTTTAGTGCAGGCTGGCTAAAGAAAATGACCATACTAGAGACAAGTAACACTCCAGTTGGGGGCTACGCACCAGATTTTGAGTTACCAGGGATTGACAATCAAGTCCACCATCTCAGCCGTTACTTGAAAAATTTTCGGGCAGTTGGCGTAATTTCCTTATGCAATTACTGCCCTTATGTAAATCTATATTTAGATAGAATTAAAAATATTCAAGCGGAATTTGCACCAGAGGGTTTTGTTTTAATCGGTATCAATGCTAGTGATATCAGCGACGGAAGTTGGACAAGCCTAGCAAGTATGAAAGCCTTTGCCCAGCAGCACGAATTAAATTTCCCTTACCTATGGGATTCTACCCAAGAAGTTAGCCGCACTTTTGGCGCAACAAAAACACCGATGGCTTTCTTGATCGACACTCATGGTATATTGCGATATAGAGGGCAGATTGACAATCATCCTCACAAGCCATCATCTATAGGCGAAGACTATCTGCGAAATGCGATCGCGGCTCTGTTAAAAGGCGAAAAAATACCAGTACCTGAGACGGAACCAGTAGGCACTTCATTGATCTGGCGTATATAGACATAGACAGTCACTGTACTGCTATCTTAAATTGGAGGCACTTGCAACTTTTTTGATAAAGCGGAA harbors:
- a CDS encoding DUF6887 family protein; the encoded protein is MNKPDFQAMSQKELHDYVLAHRNDQEAFYAYIDKLHAEANWIEMPPLESLQDLDNYPEFIQRFTGDSQRDRS
- a CDS encoding DJ-1/PfpI family protein — its product is MSSTGINNPISIGIMLFPGVTQLDFTGPYEVFTRFPNINLYLLSDSLESIRSDRGLTFFPDTTFAEAPNLDLLFVPGGPGINAKLEDKNFLEFLKTQGEQASYVTSVCTGSLLLAAAGLLKGYRATTHWLSLNLLEMLGVEAVKQRIVIDRNRITGGGVTAGIDFGLAIAAELFGETLAQEIQLQIEYDPQPPFNSGSPDTAPADVLERVQAASHNFQESRRQIIQRVISGKS
- a CDS encoding thioredoxin family protein: MTILETSNTPVGGYAPDFELPGIDNQVHHLSRYLKNFRAVGVISLCNYCPYVNLYLDRIKNIQAEFAPEGFVLIGINASDISDGSWTSLASMKAFAQQHELNFPYLWDSTQEVSRTFGATKTPMAFLIDTHGILRYRGQIDNHPHKPSSIGEDYLRNAIAALLKGEKIPVPETEPVGTSLIWRI